The following proteins come from a genomic window of Larimichthys crocea isolate SSNF chromosome XV, L_crocea_2.0, whole genome shotgun sequence:
- the ubiad1 gene encoding ubiA prenyltransferase domain-containing protein 1 encodes MAKEQKQSRAETFVLAGSNGHNDQQWQTGIMNTLVSHSPATNHASRMARVASDVRHKCAAYVLALRPWSFSASLTPVALGSALAYKLDGSVDLVILMVCAVAVLVVHGAGNLVNTYYDFSKGIDHKKSDDRTLVDEILAPQDVVMFGALLYSLGCLCATLLYFLSTLRLEHLALIYFGGLSSSFLYTGGIGLKYVALGDVVILITFGPLAVMFAHAVQVGYLSVLPLVYAVPLALNTEAILHSNNTRDMDSDKQAGIVTLAILIGPTLSYVLYNLLLFVPYVLFCILATRYTISMALPLLTLPMAFTLEKQFRSRCYAKIPQKTAKLNLLMGLFYVFGIILAPPGSLPLL; translated from the exons ATGGCTAAAGAGCAGAAACAAAGCAGGGCAGAAACATTTGTACTGGCTGGATCAAACGGTCACAATGACCAACAGTGGCAGACCGGTATAATGAATACCTTGGTCAGTCACTCCCCGGCCACCAACCACGCGTCGAGGATGGCCCGGGTCGCTTCGGACGTGAGGCACAAGTGCGCGGCCTACGTGCTGGCGCTGAGGCCGTGGAGCTTCAGCGCCTCGCTCACGCCCGTGGCCCTCGGCAGCGCCTTGGCGTACAAACTGGACGGCTCTGTGGACTTGGTCATCCTGATGGTGTGCGCGGTGGCCGTCCTCGTAGTCCACGGGGCAGGCAACCTTGTGAACACCTACTATGACTTCTCCAAAGGGATTGACCACAAGAAGAGCGATGATAGGACTCTCGTGGACGAAATCTTGGCACCGCAGGATGTTGTCATGTTCGGAGCGTTGTTGTATTCTTTGGGGTGCTTGTGTGCCACTCTGCTCTACTTCCTGTCTACACTTAGACTGGAGCACCTAGCCCTTATTTACTTCGGGGGACTTTCCAGCTCTTTTTTATACACTGGAG GCATCGGTCTCAAGTACGTGGCCCTGGGAGACGTGGTAATCCTCATCACCTTTGGCCCGCTGGCAGTCATGTTTGCCCACGCCGTGCAGGTTGGCTACCTGTCAGTGCTGCCTTTGGTGTACGCCGTCCCGCTGGCCCTCAACACAGAAGCCATcctccacagcaacaacaccagAGACATGGACTCTGACAAGCAGGCGGGCATCGTCACCCTGGCCATCCTAATAGGCCCCACGCTGTCCTACGTCCTCTACAACCTCCTGCTTTTCGTCCCCTACGTGCTCTTCTGCATCCTCGCCACCCGATACACCATCAGCATGGCGCTGCCTCTACTCACGCTGCCCATGGCCTTCACACTGGAGAAGCAGTTTCGCAGCCGATGCTACGCCAAGATCCCCCAGAAGACGGCCAAGCTCAACCTCCTCATGGGACTTTTCTATGTGTTTGGGATCATTCTGGCACCTCCAGGCAGCTTGCCGTTACTGTGA